From the Oryza glaberrima chromosome 5, OglaRS2, whole genome shotgun sequence genome, one window contains:
- the LOC127773488 gene encoding protein translation factor SUI1 homolog, which produces MSDLDVQLPSAFDPFAEANAEDSGAGPGAKDYVHVRIQQRNGRKSLTTVQGLKKEYSYNKILKDLKKEFCCNGTVVQDPELGQVIQLQGDQRKNVATFLVQAGIAKKDNIKIHGF; this is translated from the exons ATGTCTGATCTCGACGTTCAGCTTCCATCTGCCTTCG ATCCGTTTGCTGAGGCAAATGCTGAGGACTCCGGCGCTGGCCCTGGAGCAAAGGATTATGTGCATGTGCGCATCCAGCAGCGCAACGGCAGAAAGAGTCTAACTACTGTTCAGGGCTTAAAGAAGGAGTACAGTTACAACAAGATCCTCAAGGATCTGAAAAAGGAGTTCTGCTGCAATGGTACTGTAGTCCAAGATCCAGAGCTTGGCCAG GTCATTCAGCTTCAAGGTGATCAGCGTAAGAATGTTGCCACGTTCCTAGTTCAG GCTGGGATTGCTAAGAAGGACAACATCAAGATTCACGGTTTCTAA
- the LOC127773487 gene encoding uncharacterized protein LOC127773487: MARPRPRRPAPARSPDPAATTPRQAAPGSRHRTPRRGGRGRLLVQSPSLTSARRAAAAAAPLPVAPPPDTPPLRWPAARGGDAVAPCGAGAGAGAGASVRKIAAALWRVHPPQAPPPTESREAPRRRFEPSPKQPHTPDRCNYYKALLEGRTGSKPLGNDIIQEVGAYSPSPRIEMEVATKWDRRGLNNLRGADGALCDRYPVSADAEISALKAELLQAHNRIHELEAESRSAKKKLDHLVRNLAEEKASWRSKENDKVRNILDAVKEELNRERKNRQRAEIMNSKLVSELSELKSAAKRYLQDYEKERKARELMEEVCDELAKEIAEDKAEVEALKSESMKMRDEVEEEKKMLQMAEVWREERVQMKLVDAKLTLDSKYSQLSKLQSDLESFLSFHQGNGVNKEALRDGERLREAICSMKFHDIKEFSYKPPPPSEDIFAVFEELRERDDANEKEIGQCNGGTPKRHATKIHTVSPETDIFLEKPLNKYSNQLCDRNEEEDDSGWETVSHVDEQGSSNSPDGSEPSVNGFCGGNDASVSGTDWDDNRSNSEISEVCSTTAEKYRKKGSSFGRLWRSSNGDGHKKTGSELLNGRLSSGRMSNAALSPSLKNGEVCTVSPSVGEWSPDLLNPHVVRAMKGCIEWPRGTQKQNTHNLKSKLLEAKLDGHKVQLRQALKQKI, encoded by the exons ATGGCGCgcccccgcccgcgccgcccggcgccggcgaggtccccCGACCCAGCCGCCACAACGCCGCGCCAGGCGGCGCCCGGCTCCCGCCACCGGACGCCGCGCCGCGGTGGCCGTGGCCGGCTGCTCGTCCAGAGCCCCTCCCTCacctccgcgcgccgcgcggcggcggcggcggcgccgttgccGGTGGCCCCGCCCCCGGACACCCCGCCTCTGCGGTGGCCCGCGGCCCGCGGCGGGGACGCCGTCGCGCCGTGCGGTGCCggagcgggcgcgggcgcgggcgcgtcGGTGAGGAAGATCGCGGCGGCTCTCTGGCGCGTGCATCCgccgcaggcgccgccgccgacggagtCCCGGGAGGCGCCGCGCCGACGGTTCGAG CCTAGCCCAAAGCAACCGCATACGCCTGATCGTTGTAATTATTATAAAGCGCTTCTTGAAGGTAGGACAGGAAGTAAGCCTCTTGGCAACGACATCATTCAGGAG GTGGGAGCTTACTCTCCATCCCCTCGAATTGAAATGGAGGTGGCAACAAAGTGGGACCGTCGGGGCCTCAACAATTTGAGGGGTGCTGATGGTGCTTTGTGTGACCGTTATCCGGTATCTGCCGATGCAGAAATCTCTGCGTTAAAGGCAGAGCTTTTGCAGGCCCACAACCGGATCCATGAGCTTGAAGCTGAGAGTCGATCTGCAAAGAAGAAGCTTGATCACCTGGTGAGGAACCTTGCTGAGGAAAAGGCATCCTGGAGGAGCAAGGAGAATGATAAGGTTAGAAACATCTTAGATGCTGTTAAAGAGGAACTGAACCGGGAGAGGAAAAATCGTCAAAGGGCAGAAATCATGAATTCCAAGTTGGTCAGTGAGCTATCTGAGTTGAAATCAGCAGCGAAGCGATATTTGCAAGATTATGAAAAGGAACGGAAGGCTAGGGAGTTAATGGAGGAGGTTTGTGACGAATTAGCGAAGGAGATTGCGGAAGACAAAGCTGAGGTTGAGGCCCTGAAGAGTGAATCAATGAAGATGAgagatgaggtggaggaagaaaaGAAGATGTTGCAGATGGCAGAGGTTTGGCGTGAAGAGAGGGTACAGATGAAGCTTGTTGATGCAAAGCTGACACTGGACAGCAAGTATTCACAGCTAAGCAAGCTTCAGTCTGACCTTGAGTCTTTCCTCAGTTTCCACCAAGGCAACGGTGTGAACAAAGAAGCATTAAGAGATGGAGAAAGGCTCAGGGAAGCAATTTGCTCCATGAAGTTTCATGACATCAAAGAGTTCTCTTACAAACCACCACCTCCTTCAGAGGACATTTTTGCTGTGTTCGAGGAACTCAGAGAGAGGGATGATGCTAATGAGAAGGAGATTGGGCAGTGTAATGGAGGTACCCCCAAGAGGCATGCAACGAAGATCCATACAGTTAGTCCGGAAACAGACATCTTCTTGGAAAAACCATTGAACAAATATTCCAATCAACTGTGTGATAGaaatgaggaggaagatgataGTGGATGGGAGACTGTCAGCCATGTTGATGAGCAGGGCTCTAGCAATTCACCGGATGGAAGCGAACCATCGGTAAATGGGTTTTGTGGTGGAAATGATGCATCGGTGAGTGGAACAGATTGGGATGACAACAGGTCAAATAGCGAGATCAGTGAAGTCTGTTCAACAACAGCAGAGAAGTACCGGAAGAAGGGGTCTTCATTTGGCAGACTGTGGAGATCGTCGAATGGTGATGGCCATAAGAAGACGGGATCCGAGTTACTGAACGGCAGGCTCTCAAGCGGTCGAATGTCAAATGCTGCACTTTCTCCTAGCTTGAAGAACGGAGAAGTGTGCACAGTTTCACCAAGCGTCGGAGAATGGAGTCCAGACCTGCTAAACCCTCATGTGGTTCGTGCCATGAAAGGATGCATAGAGTGGCCCCGGGGCACGCAGAAACAGAACACGCATAACCTCAAGTCCAAACTTCTGGAGGCAAAGCTCGACGGGCATAAGGTCCAGCTGCGTCAGGCACTGAAGCAGAAGATATAA